ACGACCCTTGTGAGGCTTGACTTCGGGGTTAGACTCTCGACCCTTCAGTAGCTCTTTGGCAATAATGTCAGGCATAAGAGATTGGATGGTAGCCTCCTTGATCTGCTTCTCCCGTTTGTGCAGGTTCTGGGCAACAACAGTTTCTACAACCTTCAAGAATGTACTACGGTTACGCACTTGAGACATAAAGAAAATATGCATGCCCATCATGTGGATACACAAGTGAAGGAACAGCTTGGTGAACACATGCGTTGCATTCACTTCATCCGGCTGTAGTGCGGTGGTGAAGAATAAGACCTCATACACGAATGAAAACAACATCATAGTAAACACTGAGTATAGAAATGGTAATGGTATCACGGTATAtgtcatcaagatcatctcaacgCATACCGCAAACGTCGCAACAGTACTAATCACTCTATTATCGCATTCGCAATCATTGGTGAAAGACGCAAATGAAGCTAGAGTAAGTCCACATACGACTACTATAAAGACAAGCGAAGTGTGCATTACATAGTCCCTATAATACCTACAAGTTGTGAAGGCTATAAGAGCTATACAAACCCCGACCATACACCCAAGTGCTATTTCAAAAATAATCCAGTCACACGTCTGCTCCATGTTGCCCATATTGATAGGTATATAAGTCATCCATGTTATACAAGCTAGAAGAGCATACCCTACTGCATAGCGGAACCGCTTCTTGAGCTGAGGGAACGACTGCCTTTGAAACTGTTCCTCAATAATGGGAAGGTTGAACTTGGGATCCCACCAGCTCCCTGAGGCACGCTCAAAGAGCTTTGGGCAGCAGCGTCCACTCAGGGACCTTCTGCTGCTCTCAGAGCTTTGTCTCCTAGTGCTTGGCATGTTGCTAGATCCTTTGACAGTCACCTCTACAGCGCCCTCTTCTGTTCCTCGACTGCTTGGTGTGAACCTAACCTCTGTCTCAGTCACGGAGACCATGTCTGTGGCTTCTGATCTTCTCACTGGTGAACACTTAGCTCACTGGAAAAtataaaaccaaacaaaatattACGTATAGCAGATctaatttgagtcatatttgagaaaaaacaaatgCTTGTTGAAATAGATAAGAGGGAAAAACcatagaaaaaattataatatcattaACATGTAAATTTAATACAATTTCAATGTCTTGACTCTCGTAGTGCCACCTCACCCTCTAATTGAACCAATCATCTGGTACActctatcaaaaaaaaaatttatattgtaAGGGCAGGTCCTACCCAAAAGTATATTGCTGCATCAAAACATACCACAATGAACCGAAAgcacttttttttgtaaaatactaCATCAAGAATTAAAGCTTGTAGAAAGCTTTGGGGAAGAACATTTGACTGTTATTCCAACATTCAAAGCAATTCTCAAATCCAAAAGATAAGAgtataaaaacagttatatactaTCTTTCACTGATttgattctttgtgaaaatttaaattttaccACGTACACATATTTAGCTCCTctccataattttattttttcttaataaagGCAGTGCACTTTATATTTAGTATGCAATGGAGTTGGTTTATggcacagtacatgtatattatatactaataataataataaaaggcaTTTTCATAGCActatctatctagaaacaaCCTTTTCGGAGGcgcattgttgttattattattattaccccggctttagctcgagctgcctttcagcgttCATGCAtttaaggaattaatcctgccgggtaccaattcacctcacctgggtcgagtgcagcacagtgtgattaaatttcttgctgaaggaaaacacgccatggctaagattcgaacccacgaccctctgtttgaaaggcgagagtcagaaccactagaccacaacgcgcCCACGATACAATTGTAAAAGATTGAAAGCTATATCAGGAATATGTTTCCTACTCCGGCATGTTCATACAGCATGTGAACTTCACAACACAAGAATATCAGAGGTAATTTTCTTTATGTACTCTCACAATTGAGTAGAAATTCATACAACTTCCAATTTTCCATGGCAACAAATGCGATTAAATCTAATCATGTGGGCAAATAGAAGCCGCTCCCTGTGTGATATGGCAAAGATTATGAGAGATGCATATGGGTATGACGTGGATGCCTTTCTCTGCCATCTTGCCATTGGACTAGTGGACAAAAACAGAGCTATGGTGCGATAGATACCCCCTAATGAGAGATCATTCATAGCTTGTGTCTACCCCTGGCGGCACTTATTATTCAATTTGAGCAAAGAGGATTAATAAAAGGATTATTAAGATTAGATTCTTCTATCTCATGAATCGGTTTCAGACGGACAACACGGTATCGGGTCCAACATAATGAGCAATTTTGATGACTTTATTGGTATCTCCATGGAATTGCCAATAACAATCCAATAATAGAGAACATCTTGAAAATTGCACAAAATGAAGGAAGaggcaataatgcaaattgCACAGAACAAACATATGATCAAGAATCTGATTTCGAGTTTAACATgagtatgaaaaaatgaagagagagagagatttcattttcattttcaacatagTAACACAACACTACATtttaatattctgaaaatttaTGAGGTTatgggtgtgttcaatgtcagtttttaaatttaaactgcaacatgaatcatgataaaaaaacatgattacaaaacacAGATAATTAGAAACAAAGGGtgtgtgttcaatgtcctccaTTCCCGGTATTAAAATCTTGATTGGgaggaaaatttaaatttaGAAAAAGATGTGTTTGTAAACGCTATCAGCTCAGATTTTATGACCTTCAGCATCGCGAATGTGACATTAAACATgattaagtttttaaaaatatatatttgctcCCGCATTAGAAGCCAACACAAGCAGGTGCCAGaactgacctttcttgtgatgggtaAAGCTGCGCTAGCGAAAGCGGGAAATTTAAAGACGATCCACATATaatcagctttatattttcaGCACTGAACAGTGCACCACTAATCCTCTCTATGTTGTGTTTTGTAACTGAGTTTTCAattatgattcatgttgctgtttaaatttgaaaatcgactTTGAACACACGCTAAAAACGTTCATCAAGGAACGTCCAaaaatttctgccattttgtgaaaacaaggAACAAATACCAGTACTATCtaaccaggggcctgttgcagaaagagttgcaatcaaacgcaactcaaaaaatcttgcgcaacttgattttcagccaatgaggcacccgtattcgggacttgcgcttgatattttgacttgcgtttaaatgcaattctttctgcaacaggccccatgtCATATAACATCAACCATGTATTTACTTTAATAAACATTTAGCAATCCAAAAGATTGCATGATATTCTGAAAGCAAAAGGGCAATTCTTTCCAAATCATCCATTATTAGTACATCAAAGCTTCCAAACATTTAACTCCCCCTTCCCTGGTTCAATTATtgaacagattttttttaattttatctagAATAAATAAACCTTTGtgaaaaattgaaacaaaattaatgaaataaggTCAAAATGTAAAAGTATTGAACTAATGCTCTAAATTCCACTGCATGTTGACAAGGAGCCTACATACACAATCATGGAAAAAAACAAACCACGTTTGAAGGTTACACAACACAAGTTAAATGTCAAATATATCGTATATACATGCGGACAATGCAAACTTGCATTTTAATATTGATGCAGTGCTTCAGTACACAATAGCCATTTTAAAGTGAAACTATTTCCATTCTTTTTCATACTCTTAAAAAACTAAAGATTATGGAACTTAGTATACaagacacaaaaaaaaaataataataacccctCGAAATGGCAAAGTcatataccaaaaaaaatataaaatacacgAGACACACAAGAAAAGAATAACCATTCACAATGGTAATCTCATATATTGTGCAtcttatctaaaaaaaacaggCCTACATCACaatatgacatacatgtacattaaatcTTTTCTGCATTCTTTGCAGGATTTTTAAAATTCTATCAATGAATTCTTGTTCATCTTATACATATTTGAAAATTCATGTAGATATTATTTCAAGGTCATTGGTATGACAGCTAAATACACTGTGTTCAGACATACTACAATGGTGTGTATATTATCTAGGGAAGTTTCACAAAGAGATAACTGTGATTTAAAGTCACGGTTAAAACTTCAATACAAATACGAATAAATGTGAGTCTGAAAAAATGTACGGCAACTGCAGAACAGTTTTTGCCAATACAAGTGTTTTTCTTGCTGGATcatgacttttgaccttttgATACATCAATGTATCCCTGTGACCTTTGAGAAATCAATGTGAAAGTTatcttacttttgaaaagtgataaCTTTGCTTTCACACCGGCCAAATACCATCTCTTTTTACACAGGACTGTAGCATTTCTGAATCAGGAAATGTCTGGTCATTTTCCTAATAGTGCAGGTGTAAACATGTCAACTTTGGAGAGGTAtgatcaggggggggggtatgataTGAAAGATGAAAAACTCTAGCTAGTAAACATCCTTGGTGAGCTAAACAATTATGGCATGAACCTTCAATCAGTGAGATGGATATGATGGCTTTTTAGATATTATCAGTatagaataaatgaataaagtgattttttttgcatactGTCACTGTTGGATATGACCTCCAGCTAGGTGTAGGTATAGGTAGCATCAGAATATATGCATAGTCATGTACAGGTAAACATACAGATAAGAGATTGTGTAGGAGAAGATTGGGAATGGGAGTGTTCTTGAATCTTGATTTTGTTCATAAAAATCCATACGTTGATTACAACTACTCTATCCGTTTCATTTTATAACATCAAACCAAGTTGCTGTAGGTCCATGATCAAACAAAGGGATGCCAGTCAATTTAACTCATTGGGCCTGGAAAGAAGCCAgaacattcatgtacatgtcaAAGCGGCCCATGTTTGTCATAACACATAAAGCCTGAAAGGCCTGGAATAGAACTGGAAGATGTCAGAGCAAGGCAAAAGTCTGAAGACTATGGCATCTCTGTATATGAGGGTGGTACAGAATTCAACAAGACATGCATTTGTTTAATAGGGAAGAGATTGGGGGATTTTATTGCCccacaaaataagaaaaaataattattcaaattacaatcaaaagggccgtctgcaccatcccgagttttcaaattagcgcgctatttctgatccggcaaattatcccgatcagaaaaatctcgagatagttggcggtgcagacgcaattatcgcgctagttcgtaggattaatctcgagattgcaatcccaagtcaaatcgggtttatttgcaaaatagcgcgctattttacgaattatcccgctaattcgtcggtgcagacgcactcgagattggactcggggtaatttattcatgacgtcagtctataatgcaattcgcgttccacttccgccttggtcaaaacataaacacgtgcgaaagtcaactttatacatgcgaatagcgttcataagcaacgatggtgtcccaccagtgaatggattttgggagagaccagaccgaagggggaggcgctcatcgacgaacgacgatggtcatattcaataacaacactgacagcagtgttgtcttattccttcgcaaaatgtgagcaaatagcatttctttcctccttctctccctctctctctctctgtcgttgcctcctactccgccatcatatttaacgaagaatacatcacttcttcactcgctgagctgagaggattgttgcataacaccggttgaattcggcgaaagtgctagtgaaaggagtacattgcttgcatatcgcgggaagttattcaaaagcgcgggccgttgaaactccaagatccgaaagtgcgcatgctcgtaatatcgggcttgttgcctcgctcgagcaggaatcgctcttcttgcgatggtgcagacggggtttcttgaatctcgagattaatcgcgaagtgggccgatcgggctaaaatctcgagattgagcaaactcgggatggtgcagcaccgcctaaagGGCTCTTCTTTACAACAAAGAACAAGAACCCCACCCCCCTCTAAAAATTACTCCTAGAATCTACAACCAGAATATGATCAAGCCGTTGTTGATGTAGATATGAATTACTCATCACATTCCTTTCAAACAGTTTGTTTCATCAAACTGTTGCAAAAATCAAGATCGGatatatgatttttctttaaacgAATTTCTGGAAACTTGTATTTTGAAAAGCTTTCACTCAAAAGTAGATCTGAGACATGATAATTTTTTAGCAGTGCTTGCCATTTTCTGATGGATGAGTGCACAAATCAACAGTACTTAGAGAAGTGTCAGTGTCTAAAGAGTTTTAAATTGACCAGTATATTGACTGAATTCTACcataggtacatgtacagtatccCATATTATTTAAGCTTTGTACTGAATTAAGATTGATGGAAAATATGTCTTCATTTTCTTGTCTGAATTTTATTTGTGGGTACAATGCGTTTTGGTAAACATAGCTAAATTACAATAGTCTTGAATGGATCATTTACTCTGTTCTACGTAAGTAGGTAATATATTTGGCCAGGATTGCAAAAATTTGTTCTTCTCCATTATACAGGGGTGGCAAGATCTCATATGAAATTGGTAGACAATTGAATCTTGATGTTTATTATTCATGATATTGGCTGGGTTAGAAAGCTTGACGTTACAAAACAATCAACAAAACACCATTAAGACAAGAACGATAAATAAAGTGCCTCATTTGAGGCACCAAAATGACCAAATTACCAAATCCTTCATTCTGAAAATTGTTAGTTCTCCTTTGTACAAGTGTGAAGCATGTCACCATCTATTGgccaaaaaaatattgcaattatgaaAATTGTCCCCTCCAAGCAATTGGCTGGGTAAATTGCCTATTTGTACCACAGCAACAATGATATATTGCAACATTATCATTCCTTGGCATTTCAGCTTACATGTACTTACAAGTAGAATGATAAagtatttgaaaagaaaatagactGATTTAAGGCAAagtaaatggggggggggggagttaacATCTGATGTGCTCACTttgaaattaaagcaaaatggATTCACAACAATTATTAAAGAACCACTCATCGGAAAAGCGTTTaggaaaagaatgaaagacactATAGACTACACTACTCACAGTTATACCTGCACATACAGTGTTTATTAGTTTATGCaacctatgtaatataaagCAATGCATCAGCCTATATTACCCATCATGCAACACAAATTTGGCAACCACTTTCCTGACCAAGAATAAACCACATTTGATATCGTTTTCCACAGCTCATTATAATTTGCAAAGTGCAAATACAGATATTTTATCAAGGTAACACATCATTTTTCACCTCAATTTAGAAGTAGATCAGTTGATTTTCACAGCAGGTAGCACAATTATCATTGTCAGTGGTAAGGGTAatgttaaaggtaaaagacagaagttgcagcaaacaattatttcacgagaagtcttttaaatcaaggttaattgtccaaatattatcatacatatagatctggtacattaatgtaaacttatctttgtaaaaaaaaatgaaatcttagctcaaaaccgataattctgatgatcactaacacggaaaagcatatgtgggacagtgtattattgcttcgaaaaatacctgacatttgatggaatttcgtTCTTaatttgctcatttctcagcaattacgcattttcttccagagctattttagacatattttttattcatacatacagacactttggtggttattccattggattctgtttgaactcagtTTGAGATACCACATATCGTATCTTTAAAGCAAATGATACCAgtatattcattttaaaaatccataCTGTATgtgaataatgaacaaataaagaGGCCAACCAAATCCAAAAtcattatcttttttaaaatcattatatAATGTGATGGTAAATACAGACCTCAGAATGAATCTGTGGAGCAATTAAAGCcttgtttgaaagaaaaatcaaataaatttgattaatgatatcaaaatagGATCCTATCTGGGCTGGTAAAGGGGATTTCCCTACACTTGCTATACAATTTGTTGTCATGTAAATTAATACTCCAAGCAAAGAGGATGTAGGGTTACAAAATTTCACTGCCTTTTGTTAATTTTCTAGACtcttgtcattattatcaaaatataaattgctttcttgcaagaaaatattgaacCATCTACAATAATACTGTATATACCCCACCCACTATCAAGGTTTATAAATGTGGTAattcttaacttttttttacatgatattccattttttacactgaaaaagaagaaaagaaaatgaattacaGAGCAAAAATTACAGAtatgaaaaatggaaataattatttacctCTACAGCTTATTGAGGGTGGggctacataaaaaaattaaatcttcTGATCCAGCACCCAACTTTGAGACCGTTCTCAtgacgctttctaaaactagtttactggaaaccgattcaggaaaccagtttggaagtggttttcaaaatcacttcacgtaaaacaatcttgttgctatggaaacgctctagtggggtgacacgtttcgcgtgaaattaaaaaaacgcagcgcaggcattctacacctgtcgtgtggagcagcgcactcaaaatgtgcaaagatcgcttcccgaagaacggttgtgtcctcacttatgctaaaatcagtttaacgaggcaaagcgatcttgaaaactacatcgcgaagtggttttctgaaccggctTGGAAAATCGCTTCCAAGAGTAAGAACGGTGTCTTTGATCGGCTCACTGTGCTTCACAAGCTTCATGCACATGTTTAAAGGACTCCCATTTCCACTCACCACTTCAGGAAGTGAAGCTGCAGAGACTTCACTATTTCTCAGTCATGTGCACCATTCGTAATTCAAATATCGTCATTCAAATTACGTCATCGGCATGGCAAATACGCTAATGTCTGAGGGTGCTccaaatctcatgtatattaGACTGACATGTAAGATGTTGAGCAATGTCACATGTGCGTGCTAGGCAGACCGCCTAGAGGCAGTTTTAGCAACATGGTAGTACATTAATTGCTGCACCTGTCTTCAAGTTGGAAACCTTGCCCAGTGACCAATACTTGATAGGCAATGGTGTGGGCCAAGTCAAGGGTATTCCAACAAAAGGAAACTAATGAACATTACCAGAAGGGAACATGAAACCGATGTTTGGAAAAAAAGGAGTCTTTAATAAACAATGTGTTCCTCCTGTCATATAAAACATGGTTTAACTCCACCTTTTTAATTGATGTGGAatcattatctatttttttaggATTCAATCAAAAGCCTGATTTGTCAAATTTATAAACTAcaagatatttcatataatgagaTACACATGCATGAGTGAGATTCATTGGTGTCATTGATTACCTTTCATAGGCTCTTTCATGTGTAGtacaataaaatcatttttgcgAATTAAGAGAAAGTTCAAATAAcataacctacatgtatacatctgATTTacatagggacagtgattttctgttttaccggtacataaaacagaaattctgtttggttcatatacttttcatgtaaatatTCATGGAATTCACTTTTACAAAATGGAATTCAGGTTTTTGTTGagtacattttcagtgacaaaacagaatatccattttagatcaagttgaaacggaattacggattttcagaaacggaaaagatcattttttgaaacggaaaatctaCTTACAGTACAGTGGTgctgaaaagttagtgaaccccaccagaaaataaaCAGTTATtcaagaaagtttttttttctctgggcTTGCCAAACTTTGTAATGTTGTTGTCTGCATTCAATGTTTTGCAGGAAGGAGTGCATTTAGTGGTGGGGttcttttgagcacaactgtagaTAATTTTTCAGAGTTGTGCTTGGTGAATTTTTATACTAGAACCAACTCAATTAGACTGCTTCATCCCTCTGTACAGATGAAATGTGATATACGGGTCTTTGTTGACATATATACACAAATAATGCCTAAATAATGTGTTGCATACATAGTGCTACATACACTTTCCTCATAATACCGATAGAAAACCAAGTCTATTCAACATCAGGAAAATGTCAAATATTATCCGCGTGAGTGATCATTATGCAAGGGTGTCACCGAAAAGGTCGAGCACAGATATTTAATCTCAGTGTTCCAAAGCACCtttttttgtctgttttcaATGTCAAAAAGAGCATGAACCGAAACCCATACTGAGCCGCAAAACATATtagtattatacatgtacaaataaaatgactgctttctgtaaaaaaaaatcatatattgaATTCAAAAGAAGGTTACGATACGCCTTCATATCTTATTTAAGTGGCTTGTGGAACAAGCCA
This is a stretch of genomic DNA from Lytechinus pictus isolate F3 Inbred unplaced genomic scaffold, Lp3.0 scaffold_19, whole genome shotgun sequence. It encodes these proteins:
- the LOC129261029 gene encoding adenylate cyclase type 9-like; translated protein: MVSVTETEVRFTPSSRGTEEGAVEVTVKGSSNMPSTRRQSSESSRRSLSGRCCPKLFERASGSWWDPKFNLPIIEEQFQRQSFPQLKKRFRYAVGYALLACITWMTYIPINMGNMEQTCDWIIFEIALGCMVGVCIALIAFTTCRYYRDYVMHTSLVFIVVVCGLTLASFASFTNDCECDNRVISTVATFAVCVEMILMTYTVIPLPFLYSVFTMMLFSFVYEVLFFTTALQPDEVNATHVFTKLFLHLCIHMMGMHIFFMSQVRNRSTFLKVVETVVAQNLHKREKQIKEATIQSLMPDIIAKELLKGRESNPEVKPHKGRKQSSEPIFRPFYMNRMENVSILYADIAGFTKMSANKSAEVLVGLLNNLFGRFDHLCRRHNCEKICTLGDCYYCVSGCPVYREDHAQCCVEMGLSMIEAIKDFCQETGEKVNMRVGIHTGTVLCGIVGNRRFKFDVWSNDVTIANKMEASGQPGKVHVSAESVKFLGERYVLDEGNADKHALLIGKFKLNISLSSTTSLIFSHYFLSLVSSLLHRSIIFMYHYQLKYISCRGRRGKLSIGAS